The proteins below are encoded in one region of Puniceicoccus vermicola:
- a CDS encoding Na+/H+ antiporter NhaC family protein — protein sequence MRLLRSVPLWVFLVAACLSWWAGQYSSETWVVKSSPLDSEAVEKEQEAAGTSLFIEAPDSILWERLQSSTSDIPDADPGVDEEWIVERSDSSAPAYYHLVAEKHHGFWSIFPALVTIILCFLTREPVTSLLAGIVTGALLLGNYNITEEVLIPGVASPSAALVIILYLGFLGGLLGIWSRNGAAQAFADWITHRFVRGPKTAKLSAWFLGIFFFQGGTISTLLVGTTVKPVADEEKISHEELSFIVDSTASPIAVLLPFNAWPFYVQGLLFVGGVAALATEELRLAFFFSSVPLFFYAILAVFFTFLISIDRLPFMGKGLKAAIRRSRETGELDRPGSTPLQENKSLHSASVPEGYRPAPFEFFLPLVLIIGIAVGTYLLFDSPNVLWAFAIALFVAALTSRFRGMSLKSLIEGISTGLQGVVYGAVILLLAVIIGGLSRETGGGLFLVELLGSSLPYHLLPLLLFILTLVIAFSTGTSWGTFAVTFPLAMPLAWSLATQSSLDHPVFFLQLCFAAVINGSVFGDQASPISDTTVLSSLATGCDLMDHVRTQIVPCCVAAIIAVGGWTALTFFA from the coding sequence GTGAGGCTGCTGCGGTCGGTCCCCCTTTGGGTATTTCTTGTCGCGGCCTGCTTGTCCTGGTGGGCCGGCCAGTATTCATCAGAGACATGGGTAGTCAAATCCAGCCCTCTCGACAGCGAAGCGGTTGAAAAAGAACAAGAGGCCGCGGGAACTTCTCTCTTCATCGAGGCTCCCGACTCAATTCTTTGGGAACGCCTTCAGTCTTCTACTTCCGATATCCCTGACGCAGATCCTGGTGTGGATGAGGAGTGGATCGTAGAGCGTTCGGATTCGAGTGCTCCTGCATATTATCATTTGGTGGCTGAGAAACACCACGGATTTTGGTCGATCTTTCCCGCTCTCGTCACGATCATCCTCTGCTTCTTAACGCGAGAACCCGTGACCTCTCTGCTCGCTGGGATTGTCACCGGAGCCCTACTACTGGGCAACTACAACATCACTGAAGAAGTGCTGATCCCGGGGGTCGCGTCCCCTTCCGCGGCGCTCGTCATCATTCTGTATCTGGGATTCCTTGGCGGCCTACTCGGCATCTGGTCGCGCAACGGTGCGGCCCAAGCCTTTGCGGACTGGATCACCCATCGCTTCGTCCGAGGGCCGAAGACGGCCAAATTGTCGGCATGGTTCCTCGGCATCTTTTTCTTCCAAGGAGGAACCATCAGCACCCTCCTGGTGGGAACCACCGTCAAACCGGTCGCAGACGAAGAAAAGATCAGCCACGAAGAGCTTTCTTTCATTGTCGATTCCACCGCCTCTCCGATCGCCGTCCTACTGCCATTCAACGCCTGGCCCTTTTACGTTCAGGGGCTGCTCTTCGTCGGCGGAGTCGCAGCCCTCGCTACCGAAGAACTCCGGCTCGCCTTTTTCTTCTCCTCCGTTCCCCTCTTTTTTTACGCGATCCTCGCGGTTTTCTTCACCTTTTTGATCAGTATCGATCGACTCCCCTTTATGGGGAAGGGCCTGAAAGCGGCCATCCGGCGATCCCGGGAAACCGGAGAACTTGACCGTCCCGGATCGACTCCCCTTCAAGAAAACAAATCCCTCCACTCCGCTTCGGTTCCCGAGGGCTACCGCCCTGCCCCATTTGAATTTTTCCTTCCCTTGGTTCTCATCATCGGCATCGCCGTCGGCACCTATCTGCTTTTCGACTCGCCCAACGTTCTCTGGGCCTTCGCGATCGCTCTCTTCGTTGCAGCCCTCACCAGCCGATTTCGGGGCATGTCCCTCAAGTCTCTGATTGAGGGGATCTCCACAGGTCTGCAAGGGGTGGTTTATGGAGCCGTGATTCTTCTCTTGGCCGTCATCATTGGGGGATTGAGCCGGGAAACCGGCGGTGGCCTTTTTCTCGTCGAATTATTAGGAAGCTCTCTTCCCTACCACTTGCTACCGCTCCTTCTCTTCATCCTGACCCTGGTGATTGCTTTCTCCACGGGAACCAGCTGGGGCACTTTTGCGGTCACCTTCCCGTTAGCGATGCCTCTGGCTTGGAGCTTGGCGACACAATCCTCCTTGGATCATCCGGTTTTCTTCCTTCAGCTCTGCTTCGCGGCGGTCATCAACGGCAGTGTCTTTGGTGATCAGGCCTCTCCCATCTCGGACACGACCGTGCTCAGCTCTCTCGCGACCGGATGCGATCTGATGGACCATGTCCGCACCCAAATTGTCCCCTGTTGTGTCGCCGCGATCATCGCGGTCGGCGGATGGACAGCCCTCACCTTCTTCGCCTGA
- a CDS encoding PEP-CTERM sorting domain-containing protein, which yields MEQPSDCFSSAENRPQLPSTGISYDTAGSTYTEDFDSGLPSGAATPEWNDGSAPPPGPTTPGPTFTGWYAYQTATSGAPTNYRITSSGNSTESHLYQWRSSASASDGALGTRPYSGTGDMMLGLNLVNNTGATLTEFTLGYTGEQWFESETAQSNQFVVSYQIGMVANLDSGSWTEIPDLEFTSLHNSGVAENLNGSLPQNQSVLSSVTVSDIVWAEGSELWIRWFHDDDTEAFDHGMAIDDVSFTAAVPEPEQFAGLLGLGSLAIAFLRRPRRSNKQLS from the coding sequence TTGGAGCAACCGTCGGATTGCTTTTCCTCTGCGGAGAATCGTCCGCAGCTCCCCTCTACCGGAATTTCCTATGACACAGCCGGATCTACCTACACCGAGGATTTTGACTCAGGTCTTCCTTCTGGCGCCGCAACTCCTGAGTGGAATGACGGTTCGGCTCCGCCCCCGGGACCGACGACTCCGGGACCGACATTCACCGGATGGTATGCCTACCAAACCGCCACTTCAGGCGCACCAACGAACTACAGAATCACCAGCTCGGGAAATTCGACGGAGTCTCACCTATATCAGTGGCGCTCCAGTGCCAGTGCCTCTGATGGAGCACTAGGAACGCGTCCCTACTCCGGGACTGGAGATATGATGCTTGGCCTCAATCTGGTCAACAACACGGGAGCGACACTTACAGAATTCACTCTCGGCTATACCGGTGAGCAGTGGTTCGAAAGTGAAACCGCTCAAAGCAATCAGTTTGTCGTGAGCTACCAAATCGGAATGGTCGCGAATCTGGATTCAGGCTCATGGACGGAAATTCCAGATCTTGAGTTTACCAGTCTTCACAACAGTGGAGTCGCAGAAAATCTGAATGGGTCTCTACCTCAAAATCAAAGCGTGCTTTCATCCGTCACTGTCTCCGATATTGTCTGGGCAGAGGGAAGCGAACTTTGGATACGATGGTTCCACGATGATGATACCGAAGCATTCGATCACGGGATGGCCATTGACGATGTCTCCTTCACAGCGGCGGTCCCGGAACCGGAACAATTCGCAGGCCTGCTTGGATTGGGTTCTCTGGCCATTGCTTTCCTTCGTCGTCCGCGGAGATCGAATAAGCAACTGTCCTAG
- a CDS encoding NAD(P)H-dependent amine dehydrogenase family protein has product MNINKRIKVAQFGLGPIGISSLRLLARKSWVEVVGGIDIRPELIGRSLGEITGDLSSFPEAKVYESFAALLASTEVDAIVHTAGSKAEQSFAQIRPMLEHGIAVVSSCEELLFPALRAPETTQEIDELCQTTGGRVLGTGVNPGYVLDVLPICLSGVCASVKGVYGERVVDASTRRQPLQKKVGSGMDPEEFRSLASQGKAGHAGFQESLALIANSLGWKIGMISETIDPVIADHDIETAYFSVETGQTAGLHQVVQAETAEGFWIHLDLKMYLDAENPHDMIRLDSSPSIEATIPGGVAGDLATVAALVNAIPSLLNAKPGVRLMTDLSVPHCRESLGMEPALEAESAL; this is encoded by the coding sequence ATGAACATTAACAAACGCATCAAAGTCGCCCAATTTGGTTTGGGTCCCATTGGAATCTCCAGCCTCCGCCTTCTCGCCCGTAAAAGCTGGGTCGAAGTTGTAGGCGGAATCGACATTCGCCCCGAATTGATCGGGCGCTCATTGGGGGAAATCACGGGAGACCTGTCCTCGTTCCCGGAAGCAAAAGTCTACGAAAGTTTTGCCGCACTCCTCGCGAGCACCGAGGTAGACGCCATCGTGCACACCGCCGGATCAAAGGCCGAGCAATCGTTCGCACAGATCCGCCCCATGTTGGAGCATGGAATCGCCGTAGTCTCTTCTTGCGAAGAGCTCCTCTTCCCCGCTCTCCGAGCCCCAGAAACCACCCAGGAGATTGACGAGCTTTGCCAAACCACGGGCGGCCGTGTGCTGGGGACAGGAGTCAATCCCGGCTATGTATTAGACGTTCTCCCAATCTGCCTCAGCGGGGTTTGCGCATCGGTAAAAGGAGTTTATGGGGAACGGGTCGTCGACGCATCGACGCGGCGTCAGCCTCTCCAGAAAAAAGTGGGCAGTGGAATGGATCCCGAAGAGTTTCGCTCTCTTGCCTCCCAAGGCAAAGCGGGACACGCCGGATTCCAAGAATCTCTGGCACTCATCGCAAACTCTCTCGGATGGAAGATCGGCATGATCTCCGAGACCATTGATCCGGTCATCGCAGACCACGACATCGAAACAGCCTACTTCTCCGTTGAAACCGGACAGACCGCCGGACTTCACCAAGTTGTCCAAGCCGAAACTGCCGAGGGATTCTGGATTCATCTCGATCTCAAAATGTACCTAGACGCGGAGAACCCACACGATATGATTCGCTTGGACTCTTCTCCCTCGATCGAGGCAACAATCCCAGGAGGAGTCGCCGGCGACCTCGCTACCGTAGCCGCCTTGGTTAACGCGATCCCCTCTCTTCTCAACGCAAAGCCCGGAGTCCGACTGATGACAGATCTCTCCGTCCCGCACTGCCGCGAATCGCTAGGCATGGAACCTGCATTAGAGGCCGAATCCGCCCTCTAA